The following are encoded together in the Bradyrhizobium genosp. L genome:
- a CDS encoding response regulator gives MSQTPHIFIVDDEAPAREMVGDYLKMHGFGVTLCDGGKSLRKEIETSVPDLVVLDLNMPEEDGLSIIRDLKSKINVPVIMLTATASPIDRVVGLELGADDYVAKPCELRELMARIRSVLRRSGPAKPAAPEPAAAKADKEQLVRFGTKWLDLEAQALRDDEGNEHPLTASEFGLLKVFAANPKRVLSRERLLELANARDAEAFDRAVDLRIMRIRRKIEFDPTKPSVIRTIRGGGYLFSPTGDKA, from the coding sequence ATGAGCCAGACACCGCATATCTTCATCGTCGACGACGAGGCGCCGGCCCGGGAGATGGTCGGCGATTACCTCAAGATGCACGGTTTTGGGGTCACCCTGTGCGACGGCGGCAAGAGCCTGCGCAAGGAGATCGAGACCAGCGTGCCCGACCTCGTGGTGCTCGACCTCAACATGCCCGAGGAAGACGGGCTGTCGATCATCCGCGACCTCAAGAGCAAGATCAACGTCCCCGTCATCATGCTGACAGCTACTGCCAGCCCGATCGACCGCGTGGTCGGGCTCGAGCTCGGCGCCGACGACTATGTGGCGAAGCCCTGCGAGCTGCGCGAGCTGATGGCCCGCATCCGCTCGGTGCTGCGGCGGAGCGGGCCGGCCAAGCCCGCCGCACCGGAACCGGCCGCGGCCAAGGCCGACAAGGAACAATTGGTGCGGTTCGGCACCAAATGGCTCGATCTGGAGGCCCAGGCGCTGCGCGACGACGAAGGCAACGAGCACCCGCTGACCGCCTCCGAATTCGGCCTGCTCAAGGTGTTCGCGGCCAACCCCAAGCGCGTGCTGTCGCGCGAGCGGCTGCTGGAACTCGCCAATGCCCGCGACGCCGAAGCCTTCGACCGCGCCGTCGACCTGCGCATCATGCGCATCCGCCGCAAGATCGAGTTCGATCCGACCAAGCCGTCGGTGATCCGCACCATCAGAGGCGGCGGCTATCTGTTCTCGCCGACCGGCGACAAGGCCTAA